DNA sequence from the Sulfurimonas sediminis genome:
AAAGAAGCATACTTGTTAAAACCCGCTGCTACTTCAAAACGAACACGTCTCAAATAGGCATCATAATAACTTGTTGTCGCACCTGTTGCCAAATCCTCAACACTTCTATTTTCAAATGTACCCTGAATACGCACACCTGCTTTTAGCCACATATCAGGATTGTCCTGTGCAACAAATTTCATATTAATATGCGTCTGCTTGCCCAATAAAAAGTTTGGAGATTTCTTGTCTACTATAGTAATATTTTGTTTTGTATTGCCAAGACTTTTTGTATCCAACAGTGTTCTGTTCGGTGCAGGTTGCGTAAACACTTGTCCGTTAGCATCTTGATATAATTTGATTTCATTAGCATTGGCAGTAACTGAGCTTAGAGTGAAAGCAGCTAAAGCTGATAAAACGATTTTATTCATTTTGAAATTCCTTTTTGTTTTGTTGGCGGAAGTATAAAATATCTAGGTTACATAAAGGTTACAAAACGGCAACAGGCAACAACCCTATACTATATTTATATCTGCTACAAAACAATTCAAGTGACAATACCTTTGAACTTTGTCACAAAGTTTTTGCCGTTTTGTAACCTTAGTGTAATAAAAAAAGTCTATACTTTCATAAGTGCCTGACAAGAATAAATGACATATTTAACAACATACAAAGGATTTAGTTTCAAGGCGAACTTTTGTTGGCGATGCTAGCATCGTTAACGGAAGTTCAACGCGGAAAATGAGTCCTTTGTATGTTGCCCTTCGGGTGAAGAGAGAAAAAACAATCTAACTTCGTTGAAAACCCTTGAAGCTACCAGTAGCTCTTGCGGATTTTCGCCTTGTATCTTGCATTTTCTCTCTTCATTAAATTATGTCATTTATTCTTGTCAGGCACTTAACTAAAATTAAAAAGGTGTAACAGATGACAAAAGTAATCAAGTTAGCTCTTGTAGCTTCAGTTCTTGCAGGCGGACTCAGTGCAAATGATGTACTCAAAGGAAGTGGTGCTTCTTTTCCGTATTCGGTATATCAAAAATGGACAAAAGCCTACTATAAAGCTACTGGTATCAAAGTTGACTATATTTCAAAAGGTTCTTCAAAAGGGATCAAAGATGCAAAAGCTAGACAGGTTGATTTTGCAGGGACTGACAAACCTCTTTCTCCAAAAGTTTTGAAACAAAACAATCTTTATCAGTTTCCGGGTGTTGTCGGTGCAATTACAATGGGTTACAACATTCCGGGTGTTTCCAACTTAAAACTCAGCAGAAGTGCAATCGTTGCAATCTCTGAAGGGAAAATAAAATACTGGGACAACAAGTTAATCACTGCTGCAAACGCAGGATTGAAACTGCCACATGAAAAAGTGACATTCGTTCACCGCGCAGACGGCTCAGGAACAACATTCAACTATACATACTTTTTAAGTAAAGTATCCAAAGAGTGGCGACATACTTACGGTGCAAAAAAATCTTTGAACTGGCCGGGAAACCAACATATCGGTGGAAACAAAAACACAGGTGTGGCAAGTCTTATCAAACAGACTCCCTACTCTGTCGGATACATCGACTATGCTGATGCACAGAAAAACGGCATTGTGATGGCTTCGGTTGAAAACAGAGCAGGACACTACATCAAACCTGAATTAAAAGCATTTCAAATTGCCGCTGCAAAAGCAAATCTGGATCCTAAAAAAGATTTTTACTCTATTATTGCCGATCCAAAAGGTGCCTACTCTTATCCTATCGTAGCTGCTACATTTATTCTGGTGCCTGCTGAAAAGCAAGAAACAAACAAAAAAGTAACAGCATTTTTTGACTGGTCATATAAAAACGGTCAAGAAATTGCAAAAAGTTTGGGTTTTGTTCCGTTACCGGACGCACTTACAGACAAAATCAGAAAATACTGGGAAGAGAAAGGGATTAGATAATCTCTTTCTTCAAAAAAAAACAAATTTCAAATTTCATTCTCTCCTTCATGTAATCTCTTTGTAATGAAATTACAATATAATATCAAAATAAATTTACTCTAGGGTTTTCTTGTATGGAAAAAATATTTCAAAAGCTCTCTTTATCAAGTGCTTCTCTTGTGCTCGTTATACTTATTGGCATATTTATCACTCTTTTTAGCGCTGCAAAGCCTGCCATTGAAGAGTTTGGGCTCCATTTTCTTGTTGATCCGACATGGAACAAAGAGGTTCCTGTGGAGGGTACTGCCGACACAATAAACACTGCCCTGAACAATGCAGATGAAGATATCATCGAGGATGAAGATGATATGATTCTTGATGAAGATGAAGAGTCTCAGACAAAAACACTTTATGGCGGACTTGTTCCGATAGTCGGAACAATTCTTTCCACACTTATTGCCCTCTCTTTTGCACTGCCTATTGCTATGGGTATTGCTGTTTTTCTGGCTGAAATCGCTTCAAAAAACATCTCCAAGTTTGTCGGTATGGCCATTGAACTTTTGGCGGCAATTCCGAGTATCATTTTTGGCATGTGGGGACTCTACTATTTTGCCCCCATTATCTCCGATGCATTTGGCGGTTATCAGGTCTCTTTACTGACTGCCGGACTTGTTCTTGGCATTATGATTCTTCCCTTTATGGCAGCCATCACCCGTGACAGTATGAATACAACCCCTGATGTACTCAAAGAGTCTGCCTATGCACTTGGTGCTACAAAATTTGAAGTGGTCAAAGATATTATATTTCCCTACTCAAAGGTTGGTATTATAGGCTCTATCATCTTGGCACTCGGACGCGCCTTGGGGGAGACTATGGCTGTCGCATTTTTGATAGGAGCAGTCTATTCACTGCCTGAAAAGATTACCGATCCTACTATCTCCATTCCTGTTGCTATGGCTGTAAACTTTGGCGAAGCCAGCGGACTGGGAGAAAGTGCACTCTTTTATCTGGGTCTGATTCTCTTTGTCATGAGTTTTATCATCATTTCAGTTGCCAAATTTTACTTTTTGAAAAAGGTTAAGTTATGAGACTTCTGTTAAACAAAATATTTTTGGCACTTTCGGTAACTTCTGCCCTTATAGGCATTGGTTTTTTAGGGTGGATACTTGCAGTCCTTTTTATCAAAGGGCTCTCTTCGCTTCATTTAAGCCTCTTTCTCAATGACCTTGTTGACGGGGGTCTTAGAAACCTTTTGGTGGGACAGCTTGTTCTTGCCTCTTTGGCAGGTGCCATAGGAATACCGCTGGGAATGCTTGCAGGTATTTATATACGCGAATACGGAAGAGGAAAATACCCGGAACTGATTCGGGATTTGAGCGACATCATGATGTCCGCACCTTCTATCGTAATTGGTGCCTTTGTCTATGCCATAGCCGTTGCCCCTTATGGAGGAGCCAACGGATTTGCCGGTATTTTAGCACTTACCATTATGATGGTTCCTATCATCATCAACACAACAGACTCTATGCTCTCTCTTGTTCCCAAGGAGTTACGCGAAGCAGGTATTGCCCTTGGTGCATCAAAATACCGTGTTATCCTGGACATCGTTATAAAAGCCGCAAAAGTGGGAATCATGACAGGTATTCTTTTGGCATTTGCAAGAATTGCCGGTGAAACGGCACCGCTGCTCTTTACAAGTGAAACAAGTAACTATTTCAGTCTTGATCTCACACAGAGTTTTCCCTCTTTGACTGTCAGTATTTATAATCTTGCCAATGAACCGGAAGAGTCAAGTCGTGATCTTGCCTGGGCTGCTTCATTTATACTGACAATGATGGTTTTGGTTATCAACCTGCTGGGTCGATTTATCACAAGAAACAAACACAAATAACGAAGGAAACAAAAATTATGCCTGTAATGAATATTAAAAAATTCTCTTTTACCTATCCTGGGGTCGATGAGCCCTCTTTAAAAAATATAAATCTATCCATAGAGAAAAATAAAATTACTGCTCTTATCGGTCCGAGTGGCTGTGGAAAATCAACACTTTTACGCTCTATGAACCGTATACATGACCTGTATCCCGGTAACAAATATGACGGAAAAATTGAGTTGCTTAATGAAGCAACAGGAAAATATCAAAACATTCTTGAAATTAAAAAAGAGAATGAATTTATAGAACTCCGCCAAAAAGTCGGTATGATTTTTCAAAAACCGACACCTTTTCCTATGAGTATTTTTGACAATGTTGCCTACGGGTTGAAAATTGCAGGCATCAAAAACAAAAGTGAACTTGCAGACCGTGTAGAGGCAGCACTCAAGGGCAGTGCCTTATGGAAAGAGGTCCATAACAGACTGAACAAGTCTGCCATGGGACTCTCAGGCGGACAGCAACAGAGACTCTGCATTGCCCGTGCAGTAGCAGTCAAACCTGAAGTCATTCTTTTTGATGAACCGACTTCAGCACTTGACCCTATCTCAACGAGTGCTATTGAAGAGCTGCTGGTGGAGCTGAAAAAAGATGTCAGCATCGCAATTGTTACACACAATATGCAGCAGGCTTCGCGTATCAGTGACTATACTGCATTTATGTATCTTGGAGATTTGATAGAATTTGATAAAACAGAAAATATCTTTTTAAATCCTAAAGAGAAAAAAACAGAAGACTATATCACAGGTAGATTCGGATAAATTATAAAAAATTAAGGAGCTAAATATGTTACCAACATTTAGAACAAGCCTAGACGAAATAAGACAAAAACTTACACATATCGGAGAAAATCTGGTAACAGCCAACAGACTTATTCTCAAAGCGTTACAAAACTGCGATGAAACAACCTTTAATGAAGCAAGAAACAGTATCAAAAATATTACGGCAAAAGCGGATGAAATCGACAATGCAATCATTAAAGTCCTTGCACTCTATACGCCAGAAGCAAGAGATCTGCGACAGGTTGTTGCCTACTTTAAAATAAGCAATGAACTCTCACGCGCATGTTCCAATACAAGAAGTTTCATACGGGGCTTTACAGATGTATGCAAAGACCTTGATGTCAAAGAGATTAACGAATATGCAAGCCTTATGCAGACCTCAACGGTAAAAGCCATTACAACAACAGTAAAGATGATCAACGTTGATGATATGGATGAACTTCAGGAGATGTATGAAGAGGTACTTATAGAAGAAAACAAAGTTGATGATCTGTATGAAATGATAGAACGAAAGCTTGTAGAGCAGGCGGAAGGATCAAGTACCTTTGAAAAATATCACAGGATGCTCAGAGCACTTCGAAAAAGTGAAAAAATCGCCAGCCGTGCAATCAGTGTTGCAAACCTGCTTGTTTATATCAAAATCGGTGGAAACATCCACAATTAAATGAAAAAAATTTCCCAAATAGTATTAGAGAAGTTTTTAGCACTCTTTTTGGCACTCTTTTTAATAGTGAGTGCTATAGTCTACTATTGGGTATATGAATTTTATCTTCACTCTTCAAAAGAGGCACTTATGCAGGCTACCGAGCTTGTCTCTTTTACCATCAACAAAGATACAGACCTTGATACGCTTGCAAAGAAAGTAAAAAAACAGCTCCATTTGCGCCTAACGATTATAGATGAAGAGGGCAACATTTTGGCAGAGTCCGACAAAGACAAACATACTATGGACAACCATAAATACAGAGACGAAATCATACAGGCAAACAGGGAAAAGCACGGCTATATCATACGCCACTCACATACCCTTGACAAAGATCTGCAGTATGTAGCAAAAAAATACACCATCGACGGCAAGGTCATCTTTGTACGGGTTGCCCGGGAAATCAAAGGTGTCCGCAGTGAAATCATCAACCTTGGCATTAAAATAGCCTTTGTTCTACTGCTCTTTTTTCTTATAGTGCTCTATATGTCTTATAAAATAAATATACAGATTCAGCATGAAACAAAAAGAATCGTAGACTTTTTAAAATCTTTGACAAAAAAGAAAAAGAGCACCTACATAAAATCTGATTTTTCCCAGGAATTTTTTCACATAACAAATCTGTTGACAAAAGTCTCACAGATACTTGTCAAAAAAGAGAAACAAAAAACAAAATATACGCAAAAACTCCAAAAACTCAATGAACAAAAAGATGACATTATTTCTGCAATATCCCATGAGTTTAAAAACCCTATCGCGGTTGTAAACGGCTACTCGCAGACACTTCTTGATGATGAAAACATCAACCCGAGCATACGAAAGAAATTTCTTACAAAAATATATACAAACGGTACAAAACTCAGTGAACTTATAGATACACTCAGACTCTCGATGAAACTCGATGGCGGGCACCAGGCTTTAAATACACGCAAAGTAAATTTATATAATCTGGTACAAGAAGCAGCACAAAACCTCCGACTCCATTATAAAAACAAAAAAATTATTATCAACGGAGACAAAGCCCTGACAATAGACATTGACCCGACACTTTTTGGCATTGTCATTACAAACCTGATAGAAAATGCTTTTAAATACTCCGAAGATGAAGTCATAGTCAATATCAGTCAAAATTCACTCGAAGTTATTGATACAGGCATAGGTATTTCTGAAAAAGATTTGCAAAACATTACAAACAAATTTTACAGAGTCCATTCGAACCGATGGAACAACTCTTTGGGTCTGGGACTCTTTCTTGTAAACAACATCATTCAGCTGCACAACTTTAAGCTTGTCATCAAAAGCAAACTGAATGAAGGCTCCAGTTTTACTATTGTCTTTTAACCCT
Encoded proteins:
- the pstS gene encoding phosphate ABC transporter substrate-binding protein PstS, with protein sequence MTKVIKLALVASVLAGGLSANDVLKGSGASFPYSVYQKWTKAYYKATGIKVDYISKGSSKGIKDAKARQVDFAGTDKPLSPKVLKQNNLYQFPGVVGAITMGYNIPGVSNLKLSRSAIVAISEGKIKYWDNKLITAANAGLKLPHEKVTFVHRADGSGTTFNYTYFLSKVSKEWRHTYGAKKSLNWPGNQHIGGNKNTGVASLIKQTPYSVGYIDYADAQKNGIVMASVENRAGHYIKPELKAFQIAAAKANLDPKKDFYSIIADPKGAYSYPIVAATFILVPAEKQETNKKVTAFFDWSYKNGQEIAKSLGFVPLPDALTDKIRKYWEEKGIR
- a CDS encoding ATP-binding protein, which encodes MKKISQIVLEKFLALFLALFLIVSAIVYYWVYEFYLHSSKEALMQATELVSFTINKDTDLDTLAKKVKKQLHLRLTIIDEEGNILAESDKDKHTMDNHKYRDEIIQANREKHGYIIRHSHTLDKDLQYVAKKYTIDGKVIFVRVAREIKGVRSEIINLGIKIAFVLLLFFLIVLYMSYKINIQIQHETKRIVDFLKSLTKKKKSTYIKSDFSQEFFHITNLLTKVSQILVKKEKQKTKYTQKLQKLNEQKDDIISAISHEFKNPIAVVNGYSQTLLDDENINPSIRKKFLTKIYTNGTKLSELIDTLRLSMKLDGGHQALNTRKVNLYNLVQEAAQNLRLHYKNKKIIINGDKALTIDIDPTLFGIVITNLIENAFKYSEDEVIVNISQNSLEVIDTGIGISEKDLQNITNKFYRVHSNRWNNSLGLGLFLVNNIIQLHNFKLVIKSKLNEGSSFTIVF
- the pstB gene encoding phosphate ABC transporter ATP-binding protein PstB; this encodes MPVMNIKKFSFTYPGVDEPSLKNINLSIEKNKITALIGPSGCGKSTLLRSMNRIHDLYPGNKYDGKIELLNEATGKYQNILEIKKENEFIELRQKVGMIFQKPTPFPMSIFDNVAYGLKIAGIKNKSELADRVEAALKGSALWKEVHNRLNKSAMGLSGGQQQRLCIARAVAVKPEVILFDEPTSALDPISTSAIEELLVELKKDVSIAIVTHNMQQASRISDYTAFMYLGDLIEFDKTENIFLNPKEKKTEDYITGRFG
- a CDS encoding phosphate signaling complex PhoU family protein; this encodes MLPTFRTSLDEIRQKLTHIGENLVTANRLILKALQNCDETTFNEARNSIKNITAKADEIDNAIIKVLALYTPEARDLRQVVAYFKISNELSRACSNTRSFIRGFTDVCKDLDVKEINEYASLMQTSTVKAITTTVKMINVDDMDELQEMYEEVLIEENKVDDLYEMIERKLVEQAEGSSTFEKYHRMLRALRKSEKIASRAISVANLLVYIKIGGNIHN
- the pstA gene encoding phosphate ABC transporter permease PstA, encoding MRLLLNKIFLALSVTSALIGIGFLGWILAVLFIKGLSSLHLSLFLNDLVDGGLRNLLVGQLVLASLAGAIGIPLGMLAGIYIREYGRGKYPELIRDLSDIMMSAPSIVIGAFVYAIAVAPYGGANGFAGILALTIMMVPIIINTTDSMLSLVPKELREAGIALGASKYRVILDIVIKAAKVGIMTGILLAFARIAGETAPLLFTSETSNYFSLDLTQSFPSLTVSIYNLANEPEESSRDLAWAASFILTMMVLVINLLGRFITRNKHK
- the pstC gene encoding phosphate ABC transporter permease subunit PstC, which encodes MEKIFQKLSLSSASLVLVILIGIFITLFSAAKPAIEEFGLHFLVDPTWNKEVPVEGTADTINTALNNADEDIIEDEDDMILDEDEESQTKTLYGGLVPIVGTILSTLIALSFALPIAMGIAVFLAEIASKNISKFVGMAIELLAAIPSIIFGMWGLYYFAPIISDAFGGYQVSLLTAGLVLGIMILPFMAAITRDSMNTTPDVLKESAYALGATKFEVVKDIIFPYSKVGIIGSIILALGRALGETMAVAFLIGAVYSLPEKITDPTISIPVAMAVNFGEASGLGESALFYLGLILFVMSFIIISVAKFYFLKKVKL